The proteins below come from a single Aegilops tauschii subsp. strangulata cultivar AL8/78 chromosome 6, Aet v6.0, whole genome shotgun sequence genomic window:
- the LOC109765686 gene encoding LRR receptor kinase SERK2 has product MAAAVLGRGRWRPVVVAVLMVVAGVGHVVANTEGDALYNLRQSLKDSNNVLQSWDPTLVNPCTWFHVTCNNDNSVIRVDLGNAQLSGVLVSQLGQLKNLQYLELYSNNISGPIPAELGNLTSLVSLDLYLNKFTGVIPDSLGNLLKLRFLRLNNNSMSGQIPKSLTDITTLQVLDLSNNNLSGAVPSTGSFSLFTPISFANNPLLCGPGTTKPCPGDPPFSPPPPYNPPTPPTQSAGASSTGAIAGGVAAGAALVFAVPAIAFAMWRRRKPEEHFFDVPAEEDPEVHLGQLKKFSLRELQVASDNFNNKNILGRGGFGKVYKGRLADGTLVAVKRLKEERTPGGELQFQTEVEMISMAVHRNLLRLRGFCMTPTERLLVYPYMANGSVASRLRERQPSEPPLDWDTRRRIALGSARGLSYLHDHCDPKIIHRDVKAANILLDEDFEAVVGDFGLAKLMDYKDTHVTTAVRGTIGHIAPEYLSTGKSSEKTDVFGYGITLLELITGQRAFDLARLANDDDVMLLDWVKGLLKEKKVEMLVDPDLQSNYEETEVESLIQVALLCTQGSPVERPKMSEVVRMLEGDGLAERWEEWQKVEVVRQEAELAPLRNDWIVDSTYNLRAVELSGPR; this is encoded by the exons ATGGCGGCGGCGGTGTTGGGGAGAGGGAGGTGGCGACCGGTCGTCGTCGCTGTGTTGATGGTTGTTGCGGGGGTGGGCCATGTCGTCGCCAACACGGAGG GTGATGCTCTGTATAacctgcgtcagagtctgaaggATAGCAACAATGTATTGCAGAGTTGGGATCCCACACTTGTTAATCCTTGTACATGGTTTCATGTTACATGTAACAACGATAACAGTGTAATTAGAGT TGACCTTGGAAATGCACAATTATCCGGTGTACTAGTGTCCCAGCTTGGGCAGCTGAAAAATCTCCAATATTT GGAGCTTTACAGCAACAACATAAGTGGGCCAATACCTGCTGAACTGGGCAACCTAACTAGCCTGGTCAGTTTGGATTTGTATCTGAACAAGTTCACGGGAGTTATTCCTGACAGCCTGGGGAATCTTTTGAAGCTTCGATTCCT CCGTCTTAACAACAACAGCATGTCGGGTCAAATTCCTAAATCCCTGACTGATATCACTACTCTTCAAGTACT CGATCTCTCAAACAACAACCTCTCAGGAGCAGTTCCATCTACTGGCTCCTTTTCACTCTTCACCCCTATAAG TTTTGCGAATAATCCACTTCTTTGTGGTCCTGGTACCACAAAGCCCTGCCCTGGGGATCCTCCTTTTTCCCCACCTCCTCCATACAATCCTCCAACACCACCAACTCAATCAGCAG GTGCCTCTAGCACTGGAGCTATCGCAGGTGGCGTTGCTGCTGGTGCTGCACTGGTGTTTGCTGTTCCTGCTATTGCATTTGCAATGTGGCGCCGTCGTAAACCTGAAGAACATTTCTTCGATGTGCCTG CCGAGGAAGATCCAGAAGTTCATCTTGGTCAGCTTAAGAAGTTCTCATTGCGAGAGCTTCAAGTTGCATCTGACAACTTTAATAATAAGAACATTTTAGGAAGAGGTGGTTTTGGAAAAGTGTACAAGGGGAGGCTTGCAGATGGTACATTGGTAGCAGTGAAAAGACTAAAAGAGGAACGTACCCCTGGTGGCGAGCTTCAGTTCCAAACAGAAGTTGAGATGATTAGCATGGCAGTGCATAGGAACCTTCTCCGACTTCGCGGTTTTTGCATGACACCTACTGAACGATTACTAGTCTATCCATACATGGCCAATGGCAGTGTTGCATCACGTTTGCGAG AGCGTCAGCCATCTGAACCACCCCTTGATTGGGATACCAGAAGACGAATTGCACTTGGATCTGCAAGGGGACTCTCTTACTTGCACGATCACTGTGATCCCAAGATCATCCACCGTGATGTCAAAGCTGCAAATATTCTTTTGGACGAGGATTTCGAGGCAGTTGTGGGTGATTTTGGGCTTGCCAAACTTATGGATTACAAGGATACTCATGTAACTACTGCTGTTCGTGGAACAATTGGACACATTGCTCCTGAGTACCTATCCACTGGAAAGTCCTCTGAGAAGACTGATGTTTTCGGCTACGGAATCACACTTCTGGAGCTTATTACTGGGCAGAGGGCATTTGATCTTGCTCGCCTTGCAAATGATGATGATGTTATGCTTCTTGACTGG GTGAAAGGATTGTTGAAGGAGAAAAAAGTTGAGATGCTGGTGGACCCAGACTTGCAGAGCAACTATGAAGAGACCGAGGTGGAATCGCTGATCCAGGTAGCGCTGCTGTGCACGCAGGGCTCGCCAGTGGAGCGCCCCAAGATGTCGGAGGTCGTGAGGATGCTGGAAGGTGACGGCTTGGCAGAGAGATGGGAGGAATGGCAGAAGGTGGAGGTGGTCAGGCAGGAGGCAGAGTTGGCTCCTCTTCGCAACGACTGGATTGTTGACTCCACATATAACCTCCGCGCCGTGGAACTATCTGGCCCAAGATGA